CCCGCGAATCGATGGAGCAGGGCGCAATGCTAATGCGTATTGCACAAAGCCACGTTCGATTCGGCCATTTTGAACATTTTTACTATCGCCGGGAACCAGAAAAGGTCCGCCAGCTCGCTGACTTTGTCATTGAGCATCACTGGCCGCAATGGCAGAACGACGCTGATAAATATGTTCTTTGGTTCCAGGATGTAGTGGCGCGTACGGCATCGCTGATGGCCTGCTGGCAAACCGTGGGCTTCGCGCACGGGGTGATGAACACCGACAACATGTCTATTCTCGGGCTGACCATTGACTACGGCCCGTACGGCTTCCTCGATGACTATCAGCCGGATTTCATCTGTAACCACTCTGACTATCAGGGGCGTTATAGTTTTGAAAATCAGCCTGCGGTTGGGCTGTGGAACTTACAGCGTCTGGCACAATCTCTTTCGCCCTTTATTGCTGTCGAGGCCTTGAACGACGCGCTGGATCGGTATCAGGACGTCCTGATGCAGGAATACGGCAAACTCATGCGCCGCAAGCTGGGGTTGATGACGCAGGAGAAAGGAGATAACGATATCCTCAACGCGTTGTTTGCGCTCATGTCGCGTGAAGGCAGCGATTATACGCGCACGTTCCGCATGCTCGGGCAGACCGAAAAGCACAGCGCCGCTTCGCCATTACGCGATGAGTTTATCGATCGTCAGGGCTTTGACAGCTGGTTTGCGACCTATCGCGCGCGTCTGCAGCGTGAGGAAACGCCAGATGACGCCCGTAACGCGCACATGAATGCAGTCAACCCGGCCATGGTCTTGCGCAACTGGCTGGCGCAGAGGGCGATAGATCAGGCCGAGCAGGGCGATTATGCTGAGTTACATCGATTGCACGACGCCTTACGCACGCCGTTTAACGACAGAGATGATGACTACGTCAGCCGCCCACCGGACTGGGGCAAACGGCTGGAAGTCAGTTGTTCAAGCTAGGGTGCGAGAAATACCTGCGGAGTGGCACTTGTCGGATGCAGGCCAACGTGAACCTGGGCGCCATACCAGCGCGCCAGGTCGTCGGCCTGTAAAACCAAATCGGGCGCGCCTTGCGAAACGATTTTTCCTTCATGCAGCAGCACGATCCGATCGGCCCACAGCGCGGCCAGATTGAGATCGTGCAGCACCACACAAACGTGTAGATTTCCTTGAGCGGTTAAGGATTTCAGCAGCCGCAGCACATGTTGCTGGTGGTAGAGATCTAACGCCGACGTCGGTTCATCGAGAAACAGCCAACCACGCGGCGCCCCGTCGCACCACAGTTGAGCCAGAGCCCGGGCAAGCTGAACGCGCTGCTGCTCGCCGCCTGATAAAGCCGCATATTTTCGTCCTGCCAGCGGCGTACAGCCC
This sequence is a window from Enterobacter sp. 638. Protein-coding genes within it:
- a CDS encoding heme ABC transporter ATP-binding protein, translating into MAEQFLAQALTYRIADKTVLHDVSLSLNQGEMVALIGPNGAGKSTLLRLLTGYLSPTSGSCNLAGKALESWSTQTLSRHRAVMRQQTQLGFDWPIEAVIGMGRSPWTQQPEAAVIAHVMQITGCTPLAGRKYAALSGGEQQRVQLARALAQLWCDGAPRGWLFLDEPTSALDLYHQQHVLRLLKSLTAQGNLHVCVVLHDLNLAALWADRIVLLHEGKIVSQGAPDLVLQADDLARWYGAQVHVGLHPTSATPQVFLAP
- the selO gene encoding protein adenylyltransferase SelO, which gives rise to MTLSFTAHWHDELPGFYTALNPTPLKNARLIWHNASLANDLGVPASLFQPETGAGVWGGETLLPGMHPLAQVYSGHQFGVWAGQLGDGRGILLGEQQLENGHTVDWHLKGAGLTPYSRMGDGRAVLRSTIRESLASEAMHALGIPTSRALSIVTSDTQVARESMEQGAMLMRIAQSHVRFGHFEHFYYRREPEKVRQLADFVIEHHWPQWQNDADKYVLWFQDVVARTASLMACWQTVGFAHGVMNTDNMSILGLTIDYGPYGFLDDYQPDFICNHSDYQGRYSFENQPAVGLWNLQRLAQSLSPFIAVEALNDALDRYQDVLMQEYGKLMRRKLGLMTQEKGDNDILNALFALMSREGSDYTRTFRMLGQTEKHSAASPLRDEFIDRQGFDSWFATYRARLQREETPDDARNAHMNAVNPAMVLRNWLAQRAIDQAEQGDYAELHRLHDALRTPFNDRDDDYVSRPPDWGKRLEVSCSS